From Ailuropoda melanoleuca isolate Jingjing chromosome 8, ASM200744v2, whole genome shotgun sequence, a single genomic window includes:
- the CLNS1A gene encoding methylosome subunit pICln, giving the protein MSFLKSFPPPGSTEGLRQQQPETEAVLNGKGLGTGTLYIAERFRFKVLSFQPLRIIDVPVFPVKRCGRCCPGQNIEVVLSGGQCCVSPPVLGNDILIVMTGEESKESVAEEEEDSDDDIEPIAEFRFVPSDKSALEAMFTAMCECQALHPDPEDEDSDDYDGEEYDVEAHEQGQGDIPTFYTYEEGLSHLTAEGQATLERLEGMLSQSVSSQYNMAGVRTEDSIRDYEDGMEVDTTPTVAGQFEDADVDH; this is encoded by the exons ATGAGCTTCCTCAAAAGTTTCCCGCCGCCGGGCTCGACTGAGGGGCTCCGGCAGCAGCAGCCGGAGACCGAGGCTGTGCTGAACGGCAAGGGCCTTGGCACCGGTACACTTTACATCGCTGAGAG GTTTCGTTTCAAGGTTTTGAGCTTCCAGCCCCTGAGGATCATCGATGTGCCTGTCTTTCCTGTAAAAAGGTGCGGGAGGTGTTGCCCTGGGCAAAATAT agAAGTGGTTCTCAGTGGGGGACAGTGTTGTGTGTCTCCCCCCGTTTTAGGCAATGACATTTTGATTGTCATGACTGGGG AAGAATCAAAAGAATCTGTtgctgaagaagaagaagacagtgATGATGATATTGAACCTATTGCTGAATTCAGATTCGTGCCTAGTGATAAATCAGCGT TGGAGGCCATGTTCACTGCAATGTGTGAATGCCAGGCTTTGCATCCTGATCCTGAGGATGAAGATTCAGATGATTACGACGGAGAAGAATATGATGTGGAAGCACATG AACAAGGGCAAGGAGACATCCCTACATTTTATACCTATGAAGAAGGGTTATCCCATTTAACAGCAGAAGGCCAAGCCACATTGGAGAGATTAGAAGGAATGCTTTCTCAATCTGTGAGCAGCCAGTATAACATGGCTGGAGTCCGGACAGAAGACTCAATAAGAGATTATGAAG atgggatgGAGGTAGACACTACACCAACGGTTGCTGGACAGTTTGAGGATGCAGATGTTGATCACTGA